The Candidatus Thermoplasmatota archaeon genomic sequence CCCAACGGCGTGCCCACGCCCGCCGGCTCCGGCTGGGCCGACATCGTGGCCGCTTGGATCGAGCGCGAGACGCCTACGGGCTTCGACCTTAAGATCGCCGTCACGGGCGGTCCCGTCGGCGCTCCGATGAACTCGGTCGTCGGCGTGGAGTTCCGCTCGGGCGACCAATGGTACCTCGCGGGCTGGGGCAACTTCTTCGGCTCGCAAGAGGGCTACGTCTGCCAGACCAGCGGCCAAGGCACGGAACCAACGGCCTGCCACGAAGAGGCCATCTCCGCCCGCTACGCATCCAGCGAGTACGTCATCGAGAAGATTCCGCGCGCCTACGTGCAAGCCCTGGACCAGGGCGCGAGCCTGGCCGATCTCGCCGGGTTTGCTGGCACCGTCGTCTTCGAGCCGACCGGAACGGTCCCCTTCGGTTACTATTCCTCCTTCGACGTGACGCCCGCGGGCCTCGCGTACGTCTTCGAAAGCGGCAACGCCGTGGCCGAGGAAGGCGAGCTTCTCGACGAAGTCGTCGAGGGGGACAGCCTCGACGAGCCGCTCACGTCCACGGGCCAGGAGGAGACGCCTCCGGCCAACACGCCGGGTCCGGCCACGCCGCTTCTCCTGGCGGCGCTTGGCGGGCTTGCGATCCTGCGTCGCCGCCGCGCGACCGGCTAGCCGACCCGACGTCCAAGACCGACGGCCAGGTACTCCACGCCCGCGGCCCGCAGCCTCCGCGCGTCGACGCTTCGACGCCCGTCGATCACGAGCGGACGGCGCATGCGCCGCGCCCACTCGGGCGCAGCAAGCAAGCGGAACTGGGGCCACTCGGCCTGGATCACGGCCGCGTCGGCACCGTCGATCGCCTCGGTGAGGCTCGCCGCAAGGACGACCCTCCGCCCGGCCAACCGGCGGAAGTTCTCGCCGGCCACCGGATCGTAGCATGCGACCTTGGCGCCAGCGCGCACGAGCGCCCGCCAGATGGGAAGCGCGCGCGTCTCGCGAACGTCGTCCGTGTCCGGCTTGAAGGCAAGGCCCAAGAGCGCGATCCGCTTGCCGCGAAGGGCGCCAAGCGCTTGCTTGGCCAGGCGCACGACCTCGAGCGGCTGCGCCTTGTTCTGCGCGAGCACCGCCTGGAGGACGGGGGCCGGGCGTCGCGCCTTGCGCGCCGCGGCGGCAAGCGCGCGCACGTCCTTTGGAAAGCACGATCCGCCAAAGCCCGCGCCCGCGCGCAGGAAGTGCGGGCCGATGCGAGAGTCGAGCCCCACCCCTCGCGCGACGTCCTCGACGTCGATCCCGCTTGCCGCGCACAGGTTGGCGATCTCGTTCACGAGCGCCACGCGCGCCGCGAGCATGGCGTTGGACGCGTACTTGATCATCTCCGCCGTGCGCGCGTCGACGGCCACCTTCGGACAATCGAGCGTCTCGTAGAGCGCAAGCGCGCGCCGGGTCGACGTGTCGTCGACGCCGCCCACGACGACGCGGTCGGGAGCCCGCGCATCGGCAAGCGCGGCGCCCTCGCGCAGGAACTCGGGGTTTGCCGCAAGCGCGAATCGCGAGCCGGCTCGCAGACCGCTTGCGCGCTCAAGCTCCTTGCGCACGACGCCGTCCGTGGTGCCGGGAAGCACGGTGCTTTTCACGACGACCAAGGGCCCGGGGGGCCGCGCGCGCGCCACCGCCTCGCCGACCTGCCGCGCGGCCTGCCGCACGAAGCGGTCGTCGAGCGATCCGTCCTTGCGCGAAGGGGTTCCCACGCAGAGGAAGACGGCATCGGCGCCGCGCACGGCGGCCGGAAGCTGGGTCGTCGCCGTGAGCCGCTTGGACCGGGCAAGGGAAGCGAGAGCTTCGGGAAGGCCGGGCTCGTGGAACGGGGGGCGCGCGGCGGCGAGCGCGGCCACGCGGGAGGGGTCGGCGTCGACGAGCACGACGTCGTGCCCCTGCTCGGCAAAGGCGACGCCCGTGCAGGTTCCAACGTAGCCTGCGCCCACGATGGCGATGCGCACGCGCGTCAAGGGGGAGGGCCCCTAGAAAACGGTTCCGAAGAAGGCGCGCGCCGGTCGCGCAACCGGTTCGCCGCGCGATTACTGCGCAATTGCGCAGGAAAGCCGGGGGAGGGGGCCGCCGTTGCCGGAAGCGGCCCCCTGCCGTTGCTGGGGGTTGAGGGAGAGGGTGCCCCAAGTTGGGACGGCGGGGAGAGGTCGGTTCGCCATGCCCGAAGGCATGGGGCACAAGCCAACGGTCCCCCCTGGAGTACTTAACGTTTTTCCGCGAAAGGCTGAACGTTCTCTACGTCCCCTCGCGCCATCCGCTGAGGTAGCGCCGCTGCTCGTCGGTGAGCGCGTCGATCTTGATTCCCATGGCGTCGAGCTTGAGCCGCGCGACGCGGGCGTCGATCTCGGCCGGCACGCTGTAGACCTTGGGTTCGAGCTTGGGCTTGTCCTTCGCCAGCCACTCGCTTGCGAGCGCTTGGTTCGCAAAGCTCATGTCCATGACCTCGGGCGGGTGACCCTCGGCGGCCGCGAGGTTCACGAGGCGGCCCTCGCCGATGAGGTAGACCGTGCGCCCGTCCTTGTACTGGTAGGCGTCCACGTTTTCCTTGACGCGCGCGACGTTCTTGCTCAACGCGCGCAGGGCGGGAAGCTCGATCTCGGCGTCGAAGTGTCCGGAATTGGCCAGGATGGCTCCGTTCTTGAGGTTGCGCAGGATGCCTTCGTGCAGGACGTTCTTGTTGCCCGTCACGGTCACGAAGATGTCGCCCACGCGCGCGGCGTCGGCAAGCGGCATGACCTCGAAGCCGTCCATGGTGGCTTCGAGCGCCTTCACGGGATCGATCTCCGTGACGACCACGCGCGCGCCCATGCCGCGGGCGCGCTGGGCAAGGCCCCGTCCGCACCAGCCGTAGCCGGCGACCACGAAGATCTTGCCTGCCAGGAGAACGGACGTCGCGCGAAGGATTCCGTCGATCGTGCTTTGGCCCGTGCCGTAGCGGTTGTCGAAGAAGTGCTTGGTCATGGCGTCGTTGACCGCGACGATCGGGTACTTGAGGACGCCTTCGGCCGC encodes the following:
- a CDS encoding UDP-glucose/GDP-mannose dehydrogenase family protein, whose translation is MRIAIVGAGYVGTCTGVAFAEQGHDVVLVDADPSRVAALAAARPPFHEPGLPEALASLARSKRLTATTQLPAAVRGADAVFLCVGTPSRKDGSLDDRFVRQAARQVGEAVARARPPGPLVVVKSTVLPGTTDGVVRKELERASGLRAGSRFALAANPEFLREGAALADARAPDRVVVGGVDDTSTRRALALYETLDCPKVAVDARTAEMIKYASNAMLAARVALVNEIANLCAASGIDVEDVARGVGLDSRIGPHFLRAGAGFGGSCFPKDVRALAAAARKARRPAPVLQAVLAQNKAQPLEVVRLAKQALGALRGKRIALLGLAFKPDTDDVRETRALPIWRALVRAGAKVACYDPVAGENFRRLAGRRVVLAASLTEAIDGADAAVIQAEWPQFRLLAAPEWARRMRRPLVIDGRRSVDARRLRAAGVEYLAVGLGRRVG
- a CDS encoding adenosylhomocysteinase is translated as MAAPGYRVKDESLAAEGKKRIDWAQAHMPVLVALRERFAKEKPLAGVTLGACLHVTKETAVLMRTLAAGGAKVALCGSNPLSTQDDVAAALAAEGIHVYAFRGTNEKEYYENVDAVLEHKLTYTMDDGGDLVTRLHTEKKGLLSTVKAGTEETTTGVVRFRAMAAEGVLKYPIVAVNDAMTKHFFDNRYGTGQSTIDGILRATSVLLAGKIFVVAGYGWCGRGLAQRARGMGARVVVTEIDPVKALEATMDGFEVMPLADAARVGDIFVTVTGNKNVLHEGILRNLKNGAILANSGHFDAEIELPALRALSKNVARVKENVDAYQYKDGRTVYLIGEGRLVNLAAAEGHPPEVMDMSFANQALASEWLAKDKPKLEPKVYSVPAEIDARVARLKLDAMGIKIDALTDEQRRYLSGWREGT